Proteins encoded within one genomic window of Candidatus Angelobacter sp.:
- a CDS encoding RNA polymerase sigma factor, which yields MESCKAEAGLDMAACLDRVRRRDEDAARALVQELYPLVMKIVRSHLPRRTDEEDLAQMVFGKVFAHIDQYSGSVPFEHWVSRVAVNTCLNALRSEKCRPELRWADLTEDEAEVMEKVAVTSKEPDPFEQLTVRELAHKMLETLLPKDRLILTMLDLEERSVQEVTEMTGWNASLIKVRAFRARLKLRKQFARVVAEERR from the coding sequence ATGGAATCCTGCAAGGCTGAGGCTGGCCTGGACATGGCAGCCTGCCTGGACCGCGTGCGCCGGCGTGATGAAGACGCCGCTCGCGCGCTGGTGCAGGAGCTTTACCCACTGGTCATGAAGATTGTGCGCTCCCATTTGCCACGGCGGACGGACGAGGAGGATCTGGCGCAGATGGTCTTCGGCAAGGTTTTTGCCCATATCGATCAATACTCCGGCAGCGTGCCGTTCGAGCACTGGGTCTCACGGGTGGCGGTGAACACCTGTCTCAATGCGCTGCGGTCCGAGAAGTGCCGGCCGGAGTTGCGGTGGGCCGATTTGACTGAAGACGAGGCGGAAGTGATGGAGAAAGTCGCGGTCACCTCGAAGGAGCCGGACCCATTCGAGCAGTTGACCGTGCGCGAACTGGCGCACAAAATGTTGGAAACGCTCCTGCCCAAAGACCGGCTGATTTTGACGATGCTGGATCTGGAAGAACGCTCCGTGCAGGAAGTCACAGAAATGACCGGGTGGAACGCGTCGCTGATCAAGGTCCGGGCGTTCCGGGCGCGGCTGAAGTTGAGGAAACAATTTGCCCGGGTAGTGGCGGAGGAACGGCGATGA